In Pedobacter sp. SL55, the following proteins share a genomic window:
- the cobA gene encoding uroporphyrinogen-III C-methyltransferase → MILEKVDRNVVEPKITLVGAGPGDPDLLTLKGVKALATANVVLYDALVNEALLNHAPENAIKVYVGKRSDDESFSQKLVNKLMIDYALNYGHVVRLKSGDPFVFARGYEEVNVAESYNIPTEIVPGVSSALGVPGLQKIPMVYGNMSESFWVVTGTNAQGQISPDLYVAAKSNATIVVLMGIEKIKEIASIFKAEGKANLPVAVIENGSSKEENVVVGIVDTIEELIEEKKLSSPALLVFGNVVSLHPQFNSIHQFYAIMAQEEY, encoded by the coding sequence ATGATTTTAGAAAAAGTAGACAGAAACGTAGTTGAGCCTAAAATAACTTTAGTGGGTGCGGGTCCTGGAGATCCGGATTTATTAACCTTAAAAGGGGTTAAAGCGTTAGCAACTGCCAATGTAGTTTTGTATGATGCTTTGGTAAACGAAGCATTGCTAAACCATGCACCAGAAAATGCCATCAAAGTTTATGTGGGCAAACGTTCTGATGATGAGTCATTCTCTCAAAAATTAGTCAACAAGTTAATGATCGATTATGCTTTAAACTACGGTCATGTAGTGAGATTGAAAAGTGGAGATCCGTTCGTGTTTGCTCGCGGTTACGAAGAAGTTAATGTTGCAGAATCTTACAACATTCCAACCGAAATTGTACCGGGCGTTTCTAGTGCGCTAGGCGTACCAGGACTGCAAAAAATCCCGATGGTTTATGGCAATATGAGCGAAAGTTTTTGGGTGGTAACGGGAACCAATGCTCAAGGACAAATTTCTCCAGATTTGTATGTGGCTGCAAAATCTAACGCTACCATTGTGGTGTTAATGGGTATCGAAAAAATTAAAGAAATTGCTTCCATCTTTAAAGCAGAAGGAAAAGCAAATTTACCTGTGGCGGTAATAGAAAACGGTTCGTCGAAAGAAGAAAACGTGGTGGTAGGTATAGTAGATACGATTGAAGAATTAATTGAAGAAAAGAAATTAAGTTCGCCAGCTTTATTGGTGTTTGGAAATGTGGTTTCATTACATCCGCAATTTAACTCCATCCATCAATTTTATGCGATAATGGCACAAGAAGAATATTAA
- a CDS encoding glycogen synthase — MHNAQYQGQFGWDKLHYLPAFDLINTSKLDWANAINPLAAAIKCAWRVTTVSPSYLDEISHTANGLESLLAQERGKSFGVLNGIDTEVWNPQQDKMITKGFNARTVESGKKANKAELCRVFNLDPTKPLYTFIGRLVGEKGADLLPDIFYNALAQSDGEINILVLGSGDTHVEDRLNDITHRYPGKYNAFIGYNEALSHQIYAGADFLLMPSRVEPCGLNQMYALRYGTIPIVRRIGGLKDTVIDIGDGGFGICHDQTSVWDVGHAIGRAYELYGDQNRVKEIRKYMMSIDHSWDSSAQRYIEIYQM; from the coding sequence ATCCATAATGCACAATATCAGGGTCAGTTTGGTTGGGATAAATTACATTATCTTCCAGCATTTGATTTAATTAATACCAGTAAACTAGATTGGGCCAATGCAATTAACCCTTTGGCTGCGGCTATTAAATGCGCTTGGAGGGTAACTACGGTGTCTCCTAGTTACTTAGATGAAATTAGTCACACAGCAAATGGTTTAGAAAGTTTACTAGCGCAAGAGCGAGGCAAATCTTTCGGCGTGCTTAACGGTATAGATACCGAAGTTTGGAATCCGCAACAAGATAAAATGATTACCAAGGGCTTTAATGCCAGAACCGTAGAAAGTGGAAAAAAAGCAAACAAAGCAGAGCTTTGCCGTGTTTTTAATCTCGATCCAACTAAGCCACTTTATACATTTATCGGCAGGTTGGTAGGAGAAAAAGGAGCTGATTTATTACCTGATATTTTTTACAATGCCTTGGCACAAAGTGATGGCGAAATCAATATTTTAGTTTTGGGGTCTGGAGATACACACGTTGAGGACAGGTTAAATGATATTACACACAGGTATCCTGGCAAGTACAATGCCTTTATTGGCTATAACGAAGCTTTGTCGCATCAAATTTACGCGGGGGCAGATTTTCTTTTAATGCCATCGAGGGTAGAGCCTTGCGGTTTAAACCAAATGTACGCATTACGATATGGAACAATACCAATAGTAAGGCGCATTGGTGGATTAAAAGATACCGTAATTGATATTGGCGATGGCGGTTTTGGTATCTGCCACGATCAAACCAGTGTATGGGATGTAGGCCACGCCATAGGTAGGGCTTATGAACTTTACGGCGACCAGAACAGAGTAAAAGAAATAAGAAAATATATGATGTCGATAGATCACTCATGGGACAGCTCGGCACAACGATACATAGAGATATACCAAATGTAA
- a CDS encoding glycogen/starch synthase: MEIIHLSAECYPVAKVGGLGDVVGALPKYQNKLGHVAKVVMPAYNCKFLYENDFETVYDGWVKVASTNYQARILREKTNKLGFDIFLVHIAGLFDREGVYGHSDDTERFLAFQIAALDWIAQWQHRPDVIHVHDHHAGLVPFMVSNCYQYAHLNQVPTAEYP; encoded by the coding sequence ATGGAGATCATACATTTAAGTGCAGAGTGCTATCCGGTTGCTAAAGTAGGTGGCTTGGGTGATGTTGTAGGTGCTTTGCCTAAATATCAAAATAAACTTGGCCATGTGGCTAAAGTGGTTATGCCCGCCTACAATTGTAAATTTTTATATGAAAATGATTTTGAAACCGTTTACGATGGCTGGGTTAAGGTAGCTTCAACAAATTATCAGGCTAGAATTTTAAGGGAAAAAACAAATAAACTCGGCTTCGATATTTTTTTAGTACACATTGCCGGCTTGTTTGATAGAGAGGGTGTATATGGCCATAGTGATGATACAGAACGCTTTTTGGCTTTTCAAATTGCTGCGTTAGATTGGATTGCGCAGTGGCAACACCGCCCAGATGTAATTCATGTTCACGATCATCATGCCGGTTTAGTTCCGTTTATGGTAAGTAATTGCTACCAATATGCGCACTTAAACCAAGTACCAACAGCTGAGTATCCATAA
- a CDS encoding TIGR00730 family Rossman fold protein yields MNKLKSLCVYCGSNFNGDPILKQAIIALAETMVAQDITLVYGGGSVGVMGVIADEVMALGGTVTGVIPQFLMDKEVGHKGITQMIITENMHQRKQKMADLSDGFVILPGGFGTLEEFFEVLTWLQLGLHAKPIGVLNVGGFYDPLFAQMDMMVHHRFLKPANRDLVFNESDASVLIEKMDSFSAIPDEVWFRDRNLT; encoded by the coding sequence ATGAATAAATTAAAATCACTTTGTGTTTACTGCGGTTCGAATTTTAACGGAGATCCGATACTTAAACAAGCTATTATAGCATTAGCTGAAACAATGGTGGCACAAGATATTACCTTAGTTTATGGTGGCGGCAGCGTTGGAGTTATGGGCGTAATTGCGGATGAAGTAATGGCTTTAGGAGGAACGGTAACTGGTGTAATTCCGCAGTTTTTAATGGATAAAGAAGTTGGTCACAAAGGAATTACTCAAATGATTATTACCGAGAACATGCACCAACGCAAGCAAAAAATGGCCGATTTATCTGACGGTTTTGTGATTTTGCCTGGTGGTTTTGGCACGCTCGAAGAATTTTTTGAAGTGTTGACTTGGTTGCAGCTGGGCTTACACGCCAAGCCAATCGGTGTGTTAAATGTTGGCGGTTTTTACGATCCTCTTTTTGCGCAAATGGATATGATGGTGCACCATCGGTTTTTAAAGCCAGCTAATCGCGATTTGGTCTTTAACGAAAGTGATGCCAGTGTTTTAATAGAAAAAATGGATAGTTTTTCGGCCATTCCAGATGAAGTTTGGTTTAGAGACAGAAATTTGACTTAA